From the genome of Pyxidicoccus trucidator:
TCTCGCGCCTGTCGGCAATCGCGATGAGCCATCTCTATGACGAGGTGACGCTCAGGACCTCACGCCTGCCGCTCCGGTTCTTCGATACGACGCCCACCGGGCACATCGTGACCCGCTTCTCGAGCGACTACGCGAACATCTTCCGGCTGTTCGGCGGCCCACTGGCCGAGCTCTTCGCGCTCGTCTTCGACCTCGCCTGCGCGCTGCTCCTCATCACGGCCGCCCACCCGGTCCATCTGCCGGCCCTCGTGGTCATCGGGGTGGCGTACTTCGCCGTGTACCGCCTCAACCGTGACCGGCTCCGGGAAGAGCGGCGCGAGCTGGCGGCGAGCCGCGCGCCGCCGATTGCCCACTTCACGGAGACGACGCAAGGCGCGAGCACCATCCGCACCTTCGGGCGCCAGGCCACCTTCCTGGAGCGCTTCCGGAGCCTGGACGGCCGCCACCTCGACCAGCGGCTGCGGACCACGGGCGTGACCCTGCGCTTCTCCATGCAGATGAGCGCGCTCACTTCCCTCCTCCTCCTGAGCACCGGCCTCCTCGGCTACTGGCTCGCGCGAAAGGGCGTCGTCAGCGTCGGCTCCATCGGCGTGGCGTTCACCTTCATCGTCCTCGTCAGCATGAACCTGAGGATGCTCTTCGAATGGCTCACCCAGTTCGAGGACGGGCTGACGGGCATCGAGCGGCTCGATGACTACCTCCGGCGGAAGCTCGAGCCGGGCGCGAAGCTGCCCGCCACCCGCAGGTTCCCCACCGCTCACGAGGTGCATGCGCCGGGTGAGGAAGAGGCCCTGAAGCAGACGGGCCTCGCGCCTGCCGGCGGCGCTTCCGTCACCGTCGAAGACCTCTGGTTCCGCTACGCGCCGGAGCTGCCCTACGTCTTGAAGGGGCTCACCTTCAGCCTCCAGCCCGGCGAGAAGGTCGGCATCATCGGGCGCACGGGCAGCGGCAAGACGAGCCTCGTCCAGGCGTTCTTCCAGCTCTATCCGCTGGAGCGCGGGCGCATCCTCATCAATGGCGCCGAGCCCGAGACCGGCCGCGAGGGCCAACCCCAGGGCCGCATCGACCTCGACGTGTTCAGGAGGAGCATCGCCCTCAT
Proteins encoded in this window:
- a CDS encoding ATP-binding cassette domain-containing protein, which translates into the protein MSRPGEHASDERALRGRYSRDVFETLFFAYRPMAGRILLLFVGGFFGRLLLLSNANLIGVWADTYCDRFGSQAPCKPVPALFAHFSDTDFLKLLAAATLAGFALTAFFRIGFSRLSAIAMSHLYDEVTLRTSRLPLRFFDTTPTGHIVTRFSSDYANIFRLFGGPLAELFALVFDLACALLLITAAHPVHLPALVVIGVAYFAVYRLNRDRLREERRELAASRAPPIAHFTETTQGASTIRTFGRQATFLERFRSLDGRHLDQRLRTTGVTLRFSMQMSALTSLLLLSTGLLGYWLARKGVVSVGSIGVAFTFIVLVSMNLRMLFEWLTQFEDGLTGIERLDDYLRRKLEPGAKLPATRRFPTAHEVHAPGEEEALKQTGLAPAGGASVTVEDLWFRYAPELPYVLKGLTFSLQPGEKVGIIGRTGSGKTSLVQAFFQLYPLERGRILINGAEPETGREGQPQGRIDLDVFRRSIALISQEPTLIRGTLRENLDFTQAHDDERLVRVLERVGLGEWLRSQPKGLEARLEERGRNLSAGEKQLLCLARCLLQDSPVVVMDEATSSVDPQLEEVLVRATREFFADRTQLIIAHRLSTLAHCDRILWLHKGELRMLDRPEKVLPVFSSAELN